GTGTAGTGGAGTCGTTTGTCACAGTGTGTGGTAATGTTGTAGCATATGTGGTTTGGCGATGAGCGAACTCTTAGGACATATGTAAGCATTAGCTGCGTTCATCTGCTTTCCAGTGCCGGTTCGTTACTCTCGGAGTACAAGCTGGGAAGCGGCGAGGTCCGGTATGCACCGGTTGCCAAGCGTATCCCTTTGTTATGTACGGGGTCGAGTCTCTTCAGGTAGGATCGTCTCGCTGAACCGTAAACTACACTTCCATAATCTAATTTGCTACGCACCAATGAACGATATATGTGCAGAAGGCACTTACGGTCAGCGCCCCACCGCTTCCGCGACAGAACTTTGAGGACATTGAGTGCCCCAGTCGCTTTAATTTTTAGACTGGTAATGTGTGATAGAAAGTTGAGTTTCTTGTCAAATATGACTCCTAGAAACTTGTGCTCTTGTTTAACTGGTAAGACTGTTCCATTCAGTTCAAGAATTGGGTTCGGCTGCAAGCCTCTTTCCTGAGAATACACTACGGCAACTGTCTTTTCCCCGGAGAAACAGAAGCCGTTTTTCTCCGCCCATTGTGTTAGTTTGTTCAACGTGATTTGAATCTGTCGTTGACATGTCACCATGTTAGACGCGCGGCACGCAATCTGGAGGTCATCAACGTACAGAGAATGCATCAGTGTGGATGGTATAACTTTGTTTACAGAGCTCATTTTTACAACAAAAAGTGTAGTGCTCAAAACGCACCCCTGAGGTACACCGTTTTCTTGAGTAAATACACGAGAGTGTCACGCCAAGGCGGACCTGGAAGGTTCGGTTGGACAAAAAATCGGAGAGACAGTTAAGCATTCTGCCGCGGATTCCTAGATCCGCCAAGTCTCGTAAAATACCATACCTCCAAGTAGTGTCGTAGGCTTTTTGAAGATCAAAAAAGACTGCTAGGCAGTGTTGTTTGTGTAAGAAAGCTTCTCGTATTGTGTTTTCAAGCCGAACTAGGTGGTCAATTGTTGAACAACCTTTTTTGTACCCACATTGGTGGATGTCTAGTGAGTTTTCTGTTTCGAGGACGTACGTAAGCCTGATGTTAATGACACTCTCGTGGGTTTTTGCAAGACAACTTGTAAGTGCGATTGGCCTATAGCTGTTTGCTAATGTAGAATCTTTTCCCGTTTTTAGGAATGGGATTATAATGGCCTTCTTCCAATCCATGGGCATTCGACCAGTTTGCCAAATAACGTTGAAGAAAAACAGAAGGGCCTCGACTGTTTTTGGCGACAGGTGGGCGAGCATTGCATAGTGTATTGTGTCAGGACCAGGCGCTGTTTTTTTACCTGTAGAGAGTACTGTGTTCAGTTCATGGATGGTTAAAGGCGCATTGTATGGCAAGTCTAAGAAACCTGCTGtaggaagcttttgtttttctatAGATTGCTTGTGCCTTAAGAACGTTTCTGAATAGTTTGCTGAGCTAGATATGTTGTAAAAGTGAAGCCTTATTAGGTCTGCCTGTTCCTGTAGGGATGTCTGAGTACCTGTTGCTGAAAGAAAGGGGATGGTATAGGCAGCGTAGTCGCCATTGAACTTGCGAACCTGATCCCACATTCTTTTGGATGTGACCGAGCTGTTTATGAATGAAACGTAGTTTTGCCAGACTGAGGGATAGCTCCCTTTGCTGCCGCGATTATACACGTTGTaatcctttcattcatttcatctaCGCTCAGATTATCTAGACTCTCTTTATCCAGACTGGCTTGATCGGTGAAGAGAGCCCAGTCTGCCAAATGaagtcgccagcggggtggtctGGAGGGTATGGTAGGAAGTGCTGTGGTTAGACTGATGAGTgcaggcatgtggtcactacCGTATGGATTATCTATTACATTCCATTTAAAATCTGTGAACAGCGCTGGAGAGCATAGCGCAAGGTCCAGGCAGCTCATAGCTCCTGAACTTGGGGAGCAGTAAGTGGCAGCGCCAGAATTTAAAAGACAAACATCGTTGGCTAAAATAAAATCTTCAAGTGTTTGTCCTCTAGAGTCAACTGTTTTACTACCCCAAAGCGTGttatgtgcattaaaatcacctgctATCACAAAAGGTTCGGGTAGTTGGTGTAAAATTAATTCTAAATCGCTTACGGTGAATTGCGTGTGCGGTGGAATGTAGAGGGAACAGACGGTGatggttttgtgcgctaaaatggTAAGGGCGGCGGCCTCTATATGACTATTAATATGAATTTCTCTCACTGCTATACCACCTTTAACAACAACAGCCACACCGCCCGACAGTCGGCTTGCCTGCGTACGATCGCACCGCACAACAGTGAAGCCTTTTAGGATGTTTTGATATCGATCACTTAGGTTGGTTTCCTGAAGGCACAAGGCTACAGGAGAAAAGTCGTGTAGTATTTCCTTTACGTCACCAAAATTGTTTAAAAGCCCTCTACAGTTCCAATGAATCATAAAAGCCATGTTGAATGTGAAAGTTTAAAAATCGAAGAGCAAGTGAGTAGGATATAGTAGAATGGAAGGTGACTTGCTTCTAAAAGAACTAAAAAATGCGAGTTCCAAAATGGTGCAGGTTCACTTATTTTACAGGACCCTTTTCTGGCCCTGTAATTGGGGTTTTgctttttttggagcggtcgagagtgTCTCGCCGCTCCTTAAGCACTGCCTGCACCGCTGGGCTAgaagtagtgtccattgcctcgtgcaAGACGTCGGACAGTTGCTCTAGCGAGCGATGATGGCGTTGTGTAGGCTTCGTCTTGGCAGACGAGGCCTTTGACCCCACCAGAGAAGAGGTCGGCAGGACCTCTTTGGCCTCTGAGCTGTCCCGGCTGGTGCCAGGTCTAGGAGAGGCCTCCAGTGTGGCCACATTAGGGGAGGGTAGGGCAGCcgtggctgctcccaccgtgggGGCGAGGGGCGGTCGCCTCAGTGCACTACGCGTGGCCTGGACGGCCGCCTGatgccgttgtggtgctggcccccgttgcaccacttcggcgaatgaTGACTTTTTAGCAAGGTACGGTGAGAGACGCTGTCTGGCTTGGCGGAAGcttatgttttctttatattTGATAGTGATGATCTCCTTCTCTTTTCTCCAAGCTGTGCAGGACCTCGAGTACGCCGGGTGGTCACCATCACAATTTGCACAGTGAGCTTCAGCATTGCAGTCGTCATCAGCAGAGTGTCCCGTAGCACTGCACTTAGCacaagtaagctgccctcggcagctctgtgatGCATggccaaacctttggcacttgaagcagcgccttGGGTTCGGAATGTATGGTCTGACGTGCAACTTCAAGTAGCCTGTTTCTATTTCGTCTGGAAGTGTGCTAGAGTTGAAGGTAACGATTATGTGCCTAGTGAGTATTTCTCTGTTGTCTCGTCTGATTTTTATTCGTTGTACCTGTACAACATTCTCATCCTTCCAGCCGGCCAGGAGTTCATCATCAGTAAGGTCCATGAGGTCATCGTCTGACACGACACCCTTCACCGTATTCATTGTTCTGTGGGCGGTGACAGTTATCGGTTGGTCCCCAAACGCCACAAGGTTCGTCAATTTTTGATACTGCGACTTATCTTTAACTTCAACCAGCAGGTTCCCACTGGCCATCTTCGTGGCTTTGTAGCCGCTTCCGATCGTCTCAGTGAGACACCTTGACACTAGGAAAGGTGAAATGTTACGGGcttttttgtcggcgttctcacagtggatgacgtgatacttggggaaggtgtctttctttttctggagGATTTCAGCGGTTGCATCGGTGCGCCCCCGTTTCGGGGGACGATCATTTGCGAAAAGGTTGGGCGATCCCATTAAATGAGTACATTGTTCGGCAACAATGCcagtcacccaccaccgagcccaacaaggggacacggCAGAGGTTGTGATGGAGCAAGCCCTGTCATGCCAACTGTACATCGttgctataaccgaatatggtgtacCCAAGGTAGGAccaccacacaaggttaaccctcgccgccaggagaaATGGATGTAAAAGGAAGGGAGAAGACGACAGGACAAAttgaaagtgggagagaaagacgaagatgtgaggagagagataggaaaaggcgactggcgatttcccctgggtgggtcagcccaggggtgccgtctacgtgaagccggggccaaaggggcgtgttgcctctgctagggggccttaaaggtcgaAGCACCCGgcgttggctcaacccccaggatccccttttccccggacacggcacagccacgcacggctaggcgtgggaggggccgAACCCCCATTACCTCGGGTCCGTGGTGttgctacacaccaaacgcctgcttgcgcagacgcccctgcggggttaaaacgtaaaagaaaaaaacaatccaTACTTGACAAGACGTTATGGCGCTGCGAGCGCGTGTGACTTTCGTGCGGCTTGCGCTTGGGTACGCGCCGCTATAAGGCATTCCGCTTGGGGAACTCTTGGGTACGCAACGCCGCGCACCCCCAAGCCCGCGCGCCCCCAATCCCGCGGGAACcgagcactaaaactctctaatatcgtaccgtcttcttcgtcctttaagcggtattcacacgggggacaaatccttgGAGGATAAAGGAGGAGCCTACTGActtcagctcgcgaggagaattaCTCACAAATGACCCCCAcgcacacggacgaggcgaacggacggggagaccagtgttaccagactactctggtggcttgtaacgcccgtttcaccagctgccgaCGACGACCTGCAGACGACCAGCTgaagactggacacccactgccgctctctgcaggagcaagtgcaacaatgtcgcCAAACAAGCGCCCCATATTCCGCTATATCCCCCATCGCCGGgagatcgtttgtcctgtcggggaaaaggtccccgtgtcctccgaggaggcacggggggggggagggtctcGCCCattcactaatccgtgacgtcacctgatCCGGAATCCCCCGTGTCCCCTGCGTATTTCTCCCTCGTGCGAATACTCGCTTATCCTCTACTTAcacgcgcaaaacacacagggacgagtaagtgaaggatgaatttgttccaactaggccgaattgcagttttgcttCAATACCTGTTTACATTCACATACTTGTTCACCATGCTTTAAGCAAGCATGAAGCATTCAAATGCTTGGGGTAGTTCTCATCTCAggggaatagaaaaaaaatggtATGCTGAAGCACTTAGACCactcaaaaacaaacaaatggaACTCAGCACAAGACGCCTTAAAACTAGCTAAGAGGCTTGAGACAGCCGATTACGTCCGCATAAGTCGAGCGTGTAGGAAACTTTTCAAGAAACTAATTCAAGAAATGCGGACCAAAAGACGCCGCTGCTCTGCTGAAGACAGCGAAACGGGAGCGCCGCTTAGCGTCGAGTATATATGGACGGAGCAGAGCTGCGCACTGAATTTTACTTGATTAGCACATCTATTTCTTTTAATGACTATCTATGTACAGCGCAAAGGCATTTCCATTGGTTCATGTGTAGCTCCTGTCCTATGCAATATCTTTCTCTCATCTATTGACCAAGCACTTGCTAGAAACCTCGACTCGGATCTTCGTCCCAAAGTATTTAgatacgttgacgattttcttgtATTTCTAAACACCCCGAACTCTTTGATCGCTTGTGACGATGTAAGGAATGGTTTATCAGTTTTTATACAGCATGGTAGAGGCTTGACGTTTACACATGAGCTACCTCAAGACaatcatttgcagtttttagacatcaaCCTGTCATTAAACGCGGCACATTcgtgctggatgtacagccccCGTGCACGTAGGGACCTCCTGCCTTACGAACCTGCACACTCGAAAATCGTGAAAAGAGCCATTGCGACAATGCGTTTCCGGTCTGCGTTGTTGAAGTGCCAGTACGCCATGGACGACAGTTTTCAGATGCAGATTTCAAGGCTGGTTGCAGCCGGTTCCCCTTCGGCGGTCTTCACCAGTGTGTCGGAATATCTGCTCTGGACGATAAAGGATGCAGCAGGCAGCTCGAGGCTGTGCAGAAGAAGAAACCACTGGTTCTGCCTTACAAGCACAAGATTGCCCACAATTTGAAAAATGTTGCAAACAGGCACGACGTCTTCTCGGCACGCAACAAGCTCTCGAAGCTTTGTGCCCGCATTCCTTCGCAAAAAGCCAAGCTTTCATGCGAAAAGAAGCACGCCCGGCCAGTTCTGCGTTGCATGGTGGCGTTGTTATGATATTCCGTTGAGCAGTGGCAGTCGTACACAGGCcaaacaggccgctgtgttaATGATTGCTTTAGGAGCATATATTATCAATTAAAATGGTTGGGTTTCACACCTGCGGTTCCTTTGTGcttcgtgcggctgcgcaccactgtTAGGAAAAACTCGTGTGATAGGACGAAGAAGGGAAACGTTAGCACGTGAAGTACTTGAGTCATATCACATACAGAGGAAGGGGAATGAATGCGTCAGTGTCCCGTCGATCACTTTGTACAAGAAGGAATGCCTACACTGAAAGAAATTTCCTTAGAATCTACGAACAAAATGTTCGTAAAATTTAAGGATGCCTGCCCTTTTATTCAAACACGGCAATAACTTACCTAAATGCCAACAGACATATGTCAGTTTTTTCAAATACGGAAAGAGTCTCCTTGTATAATGTGCCACTTAAAAGTCGTAAAAGTTGGCTTCCAATTCTAATTAATGTTCTAattaagttctaattaatgttgtggcttcctttcgagttattttccaaccaaagaa
This DNA window, taken from Rhipicephalus sanguineus isolate Rsan-2018 unplaced genomic scaffold, BIME_Rsan_1.4 Seq1100, whole genome shotgun sequence, encodes the following:
- the LOC119376143 gene encoding uncharacterized protein LOC119376143 — protein: MASGNLLVEVKDKSQYQKLTNLVAFGDQPITVTAHRTMNTVKGVVSDDDLMDLTDDELLAGWKDENVVQVQRIKIRRDNREILTRHIIVTFNSSTLPDEIETGYLKLHVRPYIPNPRRCFKCQRFGHASQSCRGQLTCAKCSATGHSADDDCNAEAHCANCDGDHPAYSRSCTAWRKEKEIITIKYKENISFRQARQRLSPYLAKKSSFAEVVQRGPAPQRHQAAVQATRSALRRPPLAPTVGAATAALPSPNVATLEASPRPGTSRDSSEAKEVLPTSSLVGSKASSAKTKPTQRHHRSLEQLSDVLHEAMDTTSSPAVQAVLKERRDTLDRSKKSKTPITGPEKGPVK